From the Moorena sp. SIOASIH genome, the window TGCTTGCTGGTCACTAGCACTACAGCGGTAAAGCAGGCAACGGCAAGAATTAAAGGTGTGTCCTAACTCCTTTACTGTCGCTGCTAGAACATCTTGGGGATTGAGGGAGCGACGGATGGTGGCGGTGATAGCATTAATCAGACGCTCCTTGCGTTCTTTGGTGGTGAGGACTCGATAAGCTTTCAGGAGCTTATATTGACTCGCCTGCAAATAAGTTACCAACCGCTGGGCAAAAATACTAATATCAATCCCTGCACTGGTCAGCAACAATGTTTGCTCTGGGACTTCTGTAGTCAAACCATAGCGCTGCCATACCTGCTCCACTTTTGGGGCTAGTTCTGGGCGATAACTAGCAATCCGTCCGAGTAAAAGTCGAGCAGCATGAATGGTAACTCGGGGGTCAAAGGAGCAAAATCCCTCAAACCTGCGCGCCTGATCCATGGAAATTGCTGGTGTCAGTTGTTCTCGACAAATTAGGCAAGCTGTATACTTCTGGGCCAAAATCACCAGGTGCCACTCTTGGGCAAGACCATCATTTGGGTCTAAGGGGATAGTTTCTAAGGATTCTTCAACCACAGCAAAGCCAGACTCGGATTCTGGTGCCGCCAGCACATAAACTTGGTTTGTACGTTGGGCAATTCGCTGATAGCGGTGGACTTCCTGACGATAAAACTTCTCATGCTGGAAATTGGCAATCACCAAAGGAGAGTCATCCACTGCTAGCACTAGGTCTTCCATGGCATGAGAAAGAGCTGTCAAGGAAGATTTGAAGTACATTTGGCAGCGCAGATCTGGTAACTCTTGCCGTAAATCTCCCAGTAACGAATTTGGATTATTCAACTAGAAATCCCTCCCTAATTAGCCCCACTCCACTCATGAGGGGGATAGTTTTACCTCAACAAATCCTTTTCCTGAAACCAACCCTTTTGCTCAAACCAACCTTTTTGATCAAGGGATTATTTATTAGTTGTTAGCTGTTAGCTTTTGGAATTTTGAATATTCACTAGTGAGTTGATCTGGTACCGTTGCCCCAGAAAGCTCAGCCTGACCCAAATCTACATCACACAGAGTAACCCGTCTCAAGTCTACCTGACTCAAAATTGCTCCACTCAAGGTTGCTTGAGAAAGGTCAGCATCACAGAGATTTGACCTAGTCAAGTCTGCCTGGTGCAGACAAGCACCAGTCAAGTTAGCCCCTCTTAAGTCAGCGTAGCGCAGGTCTGCCCTGGTTAAATTGGCTCCTCGCAAATCGGTATCCTGAAGAACGGTTAATCTTAAATCGGCTCGGGTTAGAATGGCTTGGCGCAGGTTTACTCTAGTGAGATTCGCCCGAATCATAAATGCCTGACTCAAGTTAGCCTGCACCAGAGAGGTTTTTTTCAAATTGGTTCGCCACAGTTTCGCTCCAGTCAGATTCGCCTGATTAAGGTTGACTTCCTGTAAAACTGCGAGACTCAGGTTGGCATCAGCTAGGTTGACTCGTCTGAAAATTACTCCAGTCAGATTGACTTCACTCAGGTTGATTTGCTGGAGATCTACTCCACTGAAATCCCTCTCACCTGCTGAATAACGCTCTAGAAGCTCATTAGTATCCATTTGGGTATCCATAGCTGGCAGCCGC encodes:
- a CDS encoding pentapeptide repeat-containing protein; this encodes MDTNELLERYSAGERDFSGVDLQQINLSEVNLTGVIFRRVNLADANLSLAVLQEVNLNQANLTGAKLWRTNLKKTSLVQANLSQAFMIRANLTRVNLRQAILTRADLRLTVLQDTDLRGANLTRADLRYADLRGANLTGACLHQADLTRSNLCDADLSQATLSGAILSQVDLRRVTLCDVDLGQAELSGATVPDQLTSEYSKFQKLTANN